The genomic DNA TGGCGGCCCCGGCGGGACAACGCGCCCCCTGAAAACGTGATATTCCCATTAAATCATTTTTCAGGGGATTTCACGGTGAGTCAAAAGACAAGCGCGGTGAAGGGCTTGCTGGCGTTGCTGCTGGGAGTGACGCTGGCCGCCGGTTGCGGCGTTCCCTCGAAGCCCGAGGAGCCCACGCCAGCGCGGGCCCCCCAGGAACAGCCACTGGGCTCGCCGTCGGCACCGCCCCGGCTGGCCGCGGGCTACCGCCACTCCCTCTACGTGGCTCCGGACGGCACCGTCTGGGCCTGGGGTGAGAACATCGCCGGGCAGCTGGGCACCGGGTCGACCGCATCCCGCTCCACGCCCGGGCAGGTGTCCGGCCTCTGGGGCGCGGTCACGGTGGCGGCCGGCGCCCGGCACTCGCTGGCGGTGCTCTCCGATGGCTCCGTCTGGGCCTGGGGCGACAACAGTTACGGGCAGCTCGGGGATGGGACGAGTACCCGGCGTCTGCTGCCCGTGCGGGTGTCCGGCATCATGGACGCGGTGGCCGTGGCCGCGGGCGAGAGCCACTCGCTGGTGGTGCTCTCCGACGGCACGCTCCTGGCCTGGGGCCACAATGGCCCGGGCCAGCTCGGCGATGGGACGAACGTCTACCGCTCCAGGCCAGTGCCCGTGGTGGGCCTGACGGACGTGGTGAACATCGCCGCCGGGCAGTACCACTCGCTGGCGGTGCGCGCCGATGGCACCGCGTGGGCCTGGGGCGACAACTACCATGGCCAGCTCGGAGATGGCTCGTCCCTGGCCCGCAAGGTCCCCACGAAGGTGGTGGGCCTCGTGGGCGCGGCCACGGTGGCGGGCGGGTATCGCCACAGCCTGGCCACCCTCGCGGACGGCAGCGTGTCGGCCTGGGGTGACAACGCCGCGGGCCAGCTGGGGGACGGGACGACGCTGCGCCGCACCGTGCCCGTGAAGGTGAAGAACCTGGGGGGGATCGCCGCCGTCGCGGCGGGCTACGTGTTCTCGCTGGCGGTGGACTTCGACGGCGCGGTGTGGGCCTGGGGCGAGAACTCCCAGGGGCAGCTCGGCGATGGGACGCCCACGCGCCGCCCGCTGCCCGTGAGGACGGCGGACCCCCGAAGCGCGGTGGCGGTGGCCGCGGGCTACACCCACTCGCTGGCCGAGCTTCCCGACGGCAACGTCCTGGCCTGGGGGCTGAACAACTCCGGGCAGTTGGGGGATGGAACGACGTCCAGCCGTACCGTCCCCGGGCGGGTGCGGGGGGAGTGGCCGACAACCCCACCGCCACCGTCGGAGGAGCCCTTGGCGCTGAAGCCCGTTCCCGTGGCGGCCGGGTACGAGCATTCCCTGGTGGTGCGCGCCGACGGCACCGTCTGGGCCATGGGCAACAACCTGGCGGGCCAACTCGGGGATGGGACGACGCTCCACCGCGGAGTACCCGGGCCGGTCCCCGGGCTCACGGGCGTCGCGGCCGTCGCGGCGGGCTCCGCCCACTCCCTGGCCCTGCGCTCGGATGGCACGGTCTGGGCCTGGGGGTCCAACGGGAGTGGTCAGCTCGGCCGGGGTTCCTACTCCGACAGCTTCACGCCGGTGAAGGTGGCGAACCTCTCGGAAGCCGTCGCCATCGCGGCGGGTGCCGATTTCTCCCTGGCCCTGCGCTCGGATGGCACCGTCTGGGGCTGGGGGGTCAACTGGCGGGGTCAGCTCGGAAATGGGACGGGCTTCAGTGCCGCTCAGCCCGTCCAGGTCGCCACCCTCTCGGGCGTGGTGGCCATCTCCGCGGGGGGAGCCCATGCGATGGCCCTGCGACAGGACGGCACCGTGTGGGCCTGGGGCAGCAACTCAGATGGGGGCCTCGGCGACGGCACGAACATCGATCGCCTGTCTCCGGTACAGGTGCGCAACCTCACGGGCGTGACGGCCATCGCGGCGGGCGCCTACCACTCCGTGGCGATCCGCGCGGACGGCGGCGTGTGGGGCTGGGGCTACGGCGGTGGCAACCCGCTCAGCGGAGCCCTCCCGGTGCAGATGCAGGGCTTCACGGGAGCCAAGGCCATCGCGGCCGGGGTGAACTCCACCGCGGTCGCGCGCACCGACGGCACCGTGTGGACCTGGGGCGGTAACGAATTCGGCCAGCTCGGAACCGGAGGGTTCTCCGCCTCCGCCATTCCCGTCCAGGTGGCGGGCCTGGTGAATGTCACGAGACTGGTGACCAGCCGGGGCCACGTCCTGGCCGTGCGGACCGATGGCTCCTTCCGGGGCTGGGGCAACAACGACTACGGCCAGCTTGGCAATGGCCTGGGCGCCCGCCTGACACCGGGGAGGGTGTCCCCCCTCCAGGGCGCGGTGGCCGTGGGGGGAGGCTACTCCTACTCCGTGGCCCTGGCGGGCGACGGCACCGTGTGGGCCTGGGGCGACGGCTCTTACGGGCGGCTCGGGGATGGGACGAACAACCGCCGCGGCACACCCGCCCCCGTGAGCAACCTCTCGGGCATCGTGGAGATCTCGGTCGGCGGCGACCACACCCTGGCCCGGCGCGACGACGGCACCCTTTGGGCCTGGGGCTACGACCATTCCGGGAGCCTGGGAAACGGGACGAGCGGCCACCAGAACACGCCGCTCCAGGTGGTGGGGCTCACGCAGGTGAGCTCCACGGCCGCGGGCACCAGCCACTCCATGGCCGCCCGCGCCGATGGGACCGTATGGACCTGGGGCCACAACCAGTATGGCCAGCTCGGCAATGGGACGAGCACGTACACCCCGAATCCCATCCCGGCCCAGGTGGAAGGCCTGACCGGCATGGTCGCCGTGGCGGCGGGGAGCACGTCGTCCTTCGCCCTCCGCGAGGACGGCACGGTGTGGGCCTGGGGCGGAAACAACGGTGGCCAGCTCGGCGATGGGACGACCGTCGATCGCTTCACGCCCGCGCAGGTGGTGGGCCTCACGGACGTGGTCCAGCTCGCCACGCTCAGCCGGAGCACCCTCGCCCTGCGCGCCGACGGCACGGTGTGGGGATGGGGAGCGAACCTGTACGGAGAACTCGGCGACGGCACCACCACCCCTCGCCCCACCCCCGTGCCCGTGCCCGGCCTGTCGGACGTGCGGAGCATCGCCATGGGGCTGCAGCGCGGCATGGCCCTGCTCGGTGACGGAAGCGTCTGGACCTGGGGTTGGAACCACCATGGCCAGGTCGGCGAGGGGTCGACCACCAACCGCTCGACGCCGGTGCGGGTGCTC from Melittangium boletus DSM 14713 includes the following:
- a CDS encoding RCC1 repeat-containing protein — translated: MSQKTSAVKGLLALLLGVTLAAGCGVPSKPEEPTPARAPQEQPLGSPSAPPRLAAGYRHSLYVAPDGTVWAWGENIAGQLGTGSTASRSTPGQVSGLWGAVTVAAGARHSLAVLSDGSVWAWGDNSYGQLGDGTSTRRLLPVRVSGIMDAVAVAAGESHSLVVLSDGTLLAWGHNGPGQLGDGTNVYRSRPVPVVGLTDVVNIAAGQYHSLAVRADGTAWAWGDNYHGQLGDGSSLARKVPTKVVGLVGAATVAGGYRHSLATLADGSVSAWGDNAAGQLGDGTTLRRTVPVKVKNLGGIAAVAAGYVFSLAVDFDGAVWAWGENSQGQLGDGTPTRRPLPVRTADPRSAVAVAAGYTHSLAELPDGNVLAWGLNNSGQLGDGTTSSRTVPGRVRGEWPTTPPPPSEEPLALKPVPVAAGYEHSLVVRADGTVWAMGNNLAGQLGDGTTLHRGVPGPVPGLTGVAAVAAGSAHSLALRSDGTVWAWGSNGSGQLGRGSYSDSFTPVKVANLSEAVAIAAGADFSLALRSDGTVWGWGVNWRGQLGNGTGFSAAQPVQVATLSGVVAISAGGAHAMALRQDGTVWAWGSNSDGGLGDGTNIDRLSPVQVRNLTGVTAIAAGAYHSVAIRADGGVWGWGYGGGNPLSGALPVQMQGFTGAKAIAAGVNSTAVARTDGTVWTWGGNEFGQLGTGGFSASAIPVQVAGLVNVTRLVTSRGHVLAVRTDGSFRGWGNNDYGQLGNGLGARLTPGRVSPLQGAVAVGGGYSYSVALAGDGTVWAWGDGSYGRLGDGTNNRRGTPAPVSNLSGIVEISVGGDHTLARRDDGTLWAWGYDHSGSLGNGTSGHQNTPLQVVGLTQVSSTAAGTSHSMAARADGTVWTWGHNQYGQLGNGTSTYTPNPIPAQVEGLTGMVAVAAGSTSSFALREDGTVWAWGGNNGGQLGDGTTVDRFTPAQVVGLTDVVQLATLSRSTLALRADGTVWGWGANLYGELGDGTTTPRPTPVPVPGLSDVRSIAMGLQRGMALLGDGSVWTWGWNHHGQVGEGSTTNRSTPVRVLTGAVAIGSGSLHSLAVRSDGTTWTWGYNGGGQLGVDAEQPSPIAIALP